In Nitrospirota bacterium, a single genomic region encodes these proteins:
- a CDS encoding 30S ribosomal protein S18, which produces MAERRDRSDRGDREDREFKPYYRRKVCRFCTDKVPVIDYKDLQTLRGYISDRGKIMPRRISGVCAAHQRELNTAIKRARNIALIPFTERG; this is translated from the coding sequence ATGGCAGAACGTCGTGATCGAAGTGATCGTGGTGATCGGGAAGACAGGGAGTTTAAACCTTATTACAGACGCAAGGTCTGCAGGTTTTGCACTGATAAGGTCCCTGTGATAGACTATAAAGACTTACAAACGTTGCGGGGTTATATCTCTGACAGAGGGAAAATTATGCCGCGTCGGATATCCGGAGTGTGCGCAGCGCATCAGAGGGAGCTTAACACCGCTATAAAGCGTGCCCGAAATATTGCTCTAATACCTTTTACTGAGAGAGGTTAG
- a CDS encoding single-stranded DNA-binding protein, with amino-acid sequence MSGFNKVILLGNLTKDPEIRYTPNGTAVANFSLAVNRRFKQGGDIKDEVCYIDIVVFGKQAESCSQYVNKGDSVLIDGRLQQRRWETEDGQKRSRMEVVAQSVQFMPKRQGSVPHDYVTEEGGGSGSGGAFNDVVDDETPF; translated from the coding sequence ATGAGCGGATTCAACAAGGTAATTCTCCTGGGGAATCTTACCAAGGACCCTGAGATCCGTTATACCCCTAATGGGACTGCTGTTGCAAACTTTTCACTTGCTGTGAACCGCCGTTTCAAGCAGGGAGGGGATATAAAGGATGAAGTATGTTATATAGACATTGTAGTATTTGGAAAACAGGCAGAGAGTTGCAGTCAGTATGTTAATAAGGGGGATTCGGTCCTTATTGACGGGAGATTGCAGCAAAGGCGTTGGGAGACAGAAGACGGTCAGAAGAGAAGCAGAATGGAAGTTGTGGCTCAGAGTGTTCAATTTATGCCAAAACGCCAGGGTTCTGTCCCTCATGATTATGTAACCGAAGAGGGGGGCGGGTCCGGTTCGGGCGGAGCATTTAATGATGTTGTAGATGATGAAACACCATTTTAA
- the rpsF gene encoding 30S ribosomal protein S6 — translation MNIYESIFILKSSVSDEDIQKIAGKMEGIVKQGAELLATENWGKKKLAYEVAKEKRGVYILLRFQGKGDINAELERNYRIDDNVIKFLTVKLNKKEIEQLKKKEAAASAEKTAIEKEEGSTV, via the coding sequence TTGAACATATATGAGTCTATATTTATCCTGAAGTCCTCAGTCAGCGACGAGGATATCCAGAAGATAGCAGGCAAGATGGAAGGCATCGTAAAACAGGGCGCCGAGCTTCTTGCTACTGAAAACTGGGGGAAGAAAAAACTTGCCTATGAGGTAGCAAAGGAAAAGAGGGGGGTCTATATACTCCTTCGATTCCAGGGAAAGGGTGACATTAATGCCGAGCTTGAGAGGAACTACAGGATTGATGATAATGTTATAAAATTCCTTACTGTTAAATTAAATAAGAAGGAGATAGAGCAGTTAAAGAAGAAGGAGGCCGCAGCCTCTGCTGAAAAAACTGCCATAGAAAAAGAAGAAGGAAGCACTGTTTAA
- a CDS encoding RnfABCDGE type electron transport complex subunit B, giving the protein MLEAIITMGAMGALASLGLGIAARKFAVEIDPKVAEIDSFLPHANCGACGYPGCMGFAMAVAEGKAPVSGCPPGGASIAKKISAVMGVDAPEMPERMLARVYCLGGQQEAAEKFEYHGIQDCNAAVLISGGSKSCVYGCLGLASCVKACPFDAMYMSKNGLPVIIDDKCTGCGLCIPPCPKNLLELVPENKDVHIFCRSLDKGADTKKVCSVGCIACNKCDKVCPYDAITIDSFLARIDYDKCTGCGLCVPVCPTNIISDLIPVREVAFIHEECIGCLICKKVCPVDAITGESKQLHLVDPVKCIGCTICADKCPPRVIEMLSSQPKENIQKERVIRAA; this is encoded by the coding sequence ATGTTAGAGGCTATCATTACAATGGGTGCAATGGGTGCACTGGCAAGTCTGGGGCTTGGGATTGCTGCAAGGAAATTTGCCGTTGAAATTGACCCTAAGGTAGCCGAGATTGATAGTTTTCTGCCTCATGCAAATTGCGGGGCATGCGGTTATCCCGGATGTATGGGCTTTGCAATGGCTGTTGCTGAAGGCAAGGCCCCTGTCAGCGGGTGTCCGCCAGGCGGTGCATCAATAGCAAAGAAGATCTCTGCCGTAATGGGTGTTGATGCCCCGGAGATGCCGGAGCGAATGCTTGCCCGGGTCTACTGCCTGGGCGGACAACAGGAGGCTGCAGAGAAATTTGAGTATCATGGCATACAGGATTGCAACGCCGCTGTCCTCATATCAGGCGGGTCAAAGAGCTGTGTTTACGGTTGTCTGGGTCTTGCAAGCTGTGTGAAGGCATGCCCCTTTGATGCAATGTATATGAGCAAGAACGGACTCCCGGTTATCATAGATGATAAATGCACAGGGTGCGGATTGTGTATTCCTCCATGTCCTAAGAATCTTCTTGAACTTGTTCCTGAAAATAAAGATGTGCATATCTTCTGCCGGTCGCTGGATAAAGGCGCTGATACAAAGAAGGTATGCAGCGTCGGATGTATCGCCTGCAACAAGTGCGATAAGGTATGTCCATATGATGCTATAACAATTGACAGCTTCCTCGCCCGCATAGATTATGACAAATGTACCGGATGCGGGCTGTGTGTCCCAGTGTGTCCGACGAATATTATATCTGACCTTATTCCTGTCAGAGAGGTTGCGTTTATTCATGAAGAATGCATAGGCTGTCTTATATGCAAGAAGGTATGTCCGGTTGATGCGATAACAGGTGAATCAAAACAGCTGCATTTGGTTGATCCGGTCAAATGTATAGGTTGTACAATATGTGCTGACAAATGCCCGCCAAGGGTTATAGAGATGCTCTCTTCTCAGCCAAAGGAAAATATACAGAAGGAGAGGGTAATAAGAGCTGCTTAA
- the rsxA gene encoding electron transport complex subunit RsxA has product MDNVVEILLILVSTIFVTNFVLARFLGICPFLGVSSKIETSIGMGMAVIFVMTLAALCSWLIEKFVLVPFDLVFLRTIVFILVIATLVQFVEMVIRKTSPALYNSLGIFLPLITTNCAVLGVALLVVQKDMDFFPMLFFAVGASIGFTVALLLMAGIREHTVHSRIPNVLQGTPISLVTAGLMSLAFLGFAGLVK; this is encoded by the coding sequence ATGGACAATGTAGTTGAAATATTACTCATACTGGTCAGTACAATCTTTGTAACAAACTTCGTATTGGCGCGATTTCTCGGCATATGTCCATTCCTCGGTGTTTCCTCGAAGATTGAGACAAGCATAGGCATGGGAATGGCTGTGATTTTCGTAATGACGCTGGCAGCCCTTTGTTCATGGCTGATAGAAAAGTTTGTGCTGGTACCGTTTGATCTTGTGTTCCTTAGAACAATAGTGTTTATTCTTGTCATTGCGACACTGGTGCAATTCGTGGAGATGGTTATCCGTAAGACAAGCCCGGCACTATATAATTCACTGGGTATTTTTCTCCCATTAATTACGACAAATTGTGCAGTTCTGGGTGTAGCATTGCTTGTTGTTCAGAAGGATATGGACTTCTTTCCAATGCTTTTCTTTGCAGTAGGTGCTTCTATAGGGTTTACTGTTGCACTTTTGTTAATGGCTGGAATACGCGAACACACGGTTCATTCAAGAATTCCAAACGTGTTACAGGGTACGCCAATCTCACTTGTTACTGCAGGTCTGATGTCTCTTGCATTTCTGGGATTTGCGGGATTGGTGAAGTAG
- a CDS encoding electron transport complex subunit E codes for MSTEIADVQQISGSSVINVKEISGDFIRGLWEEIPLFRLVLGTCPTLAVTTSATNGVGMGAATMLVLVGSNIMISVLRKVIPDMIRIPAFIIVIASFVTIIDLMMAAFTPELHDALGIFIPLIVVNCIVLARAEAFASKNTIIRSAADGLGMGMGFTLVLILLGSVREILGNGTWFDIPVLTGIMGLFHYEYQPMIVMILPPGAFIGLGILVAFANMIEEKRKGRK; via the coding sequence ATGTCTACTGAGATTGCTGATGTTCAGCAGATCAGCGGCTCATCAGTTATCAATGTAAAAGAAATTAGCGGTGATTTTATCAGGGGTTTGTGGGAAGAGATACCGCTGTTCCGTCTTGTCCTTGGTACGTGTCCCACCCTGGCCGTAACCACGTCGGCAACGAATGGTGTCGGCATGGGGGCCGCGACTATGCTGGTCCTTGTCGGCTCTAATATTATGATCTCAGTGTTGAGAAAAGTGATCCCCGACATGATAAGGATACCGGCCTTCATTATTGTTATAGCATCCTTTGTTACAATAATTGACCTTATGATGGCTGCGTTTACTCCTGAGCTGCATGATGCCTTAGGTATATTCATTCCGCTTATTGTAGTGAATTGTATCGTTCTTGCCAGGGCAGAGGCATTTGCATCAAAGAATACGATTATCAGGTCGGCTGCAGACGGACTTGGTATGGGGATGGGATTTACACTTGTTCTGATTTTACTCGGATCTGTAAGAGAGATACTTGGTAATGGGACATGGTTTGATATTCCTGTACTTACGGGTATCATGGGATTATTTCACTATGAGTATCAACCTATGATAGTAATGATATTACCACCTGGCGCATTTATCGGCCTGGGCATCTTAGTTGCTTTCGCGAATATGATAGAAGAGAAGAGGAAGGGAAGGAAATAG
- a CDS encoding RnfABCDGE type electron transport complex subunit G, translated as MARLIIVLTLFCLIAAAALAKVDDITKGPIAEQERIKTISALKAVLPAFNNDIDKEAADVVVGQDKKGRDVKIKFYKGKMDDKPVGTAFQVIAPDGYAGDISILMGIGSDDRISGIEIISHKETPGLGNRIQKEEWRNQFKGRSLDDGQRLAVKKDGGEIDQFSGATISPRAVVNAVKKGLEIYEREHSNGG; from the coding sequence ATGGCGCGACTCATAATAGTTCTGACACTTTTTTGTTTGATTGCAGCCGCGGCTTTGGCCAAGGTTGATGATATTACGAAAGGCCCGATTGCGGAACAGGAACGCATTAAAACAATCAGCGCCCTTAAGGCTGTCCTGCCTGCATTCAACAATGACATTGACAAGGAGGCTGCAGATGTTGTTGTTGGTCAGGACAAGAAGGGCAGAGATGTCAAGATAAAATTTTATAAAGGTAAAATGGATGATAAGCCGGTTGGTACTGCATTTCAGGTAATTGCCCCTGATGGTTATGCAGGAGATATATCTATATTGATGGGCATTGGGTCTGATGACAGGATATCCGGAATTGAGATCATAAGCCATAAAGAGACACCTGGTTTAGGAAACAGGATTCAGAAGGAAGAGTGGAGGAACCAGTTTAAAGGGCGATCCCTTGACGATGGTCAAAGGCTTGCAGTGAAGAAAGATGGTGGAGAAATAGATCAGTTCAGTGGTGCCACCATATCCCCGCGGGCGGTTGTCAACGCTGTAAAAAAGGGGTTGGAAATTTACGAAAGGGAGCATAGTAATGGCGGATAG
- a CDS encoding RnfABCDGE type electron transport complex subunit D: protein MAEAAVEQEDKKGKSEEPVPKLILTSSPHQLSPDSIERIMWTVVLSLAPASLAGLYFFGLSALYVLIVSVCSTMAAEAIYQKLSGVKSTVTDGSAAVTGLLIGLTLPPGSPWWVSVIGGFFAIIICKQLYGGLGFNPFNPALMSRVFLLIAFPLQMTTWPMPSPLFSGIDASTGATPLGKLQVARLTGKGIGKAAELNIWDAFIGNLGGSIGEVSAIALLIGAAYLIYKQYITWHIPVSMIGTVMIFSGIFWMIDPSKYVNPVFHLFTGSLIIGAFFMATDMVTCPVTLKGQLLFGFGCGLITVIIRMWGGYPEGVSFAIVLMNIVSPLIDRYLRPVRYGAIKAGSR, encoded by the coding sequence ATGGCAGAGGCAGCGGTAGAACAGGAAGATAAAAAGGGGAAATCAGAAGAGCCTGTCCCAAAGCTCATTCTAACGTCATCACCGCATCAGCTCAGCCCGGACTCCATTGAGAGAATTATGTGGACTGTTGTCCTCTCATTGGCGCCTGCATCACTGGCAGGGCTTTACTTCTTTGGACTGAGTGCACTCTATGTCCTGATAGTATCAGTATGTTCCACAATGGCTGCGGAGGCAATTTATCAGAAACTGAGCGGGGTAAAGAGTACGGTTACAGATGGAAGCGCTGCAGTCACAGGTCTTCTCATTGGGTTGACCTTGCCACCCGGTTCCCCGTGGTGGGTGTCAGTGATAGGTGGTTTTTTTGCAATAATAATATGTAAACAGCTTTACGGAGGACTTGGATTTAACCCCTTCAATCCTGCCCTCATGTCGAGGGTGTTTCTTCTCATAGCCTTTCCGCTTCAAATGACAACCTGGCCGATGCCAAGCCCACTCTTTTCAGGTATAGATGCCAGTACCGGCGCTACACCGCTCGGAAAACTGCAGGTGGCCAGGCTGACAGGCAAGGGTATAGGCAAGGCAGCAGAGCTTAATATCTGGGATGCGTTTATAGGGAATTTAGGTGGGTCTATAGGAGAGGTGTCGGCGATAGCCCTCCTTATTGGCGCCGCGTATCTTATTTACAAACAGTATATAACATGGCACATACCGGTCAGTATGATAGGTACAGTTATGATATTCAGCGGTATATTCTGGATGATAGACCCGTCCAAATATGTTAATCCTGTCTTTCATCTGTTTACTGGCAGTCTGATCATCGGGGCTTTTTTTATGGCTACTGATATGGTAACATGTCCAGTGACACTGAAGGGGCAATTGCTCTTTGGTTTTGGCTGCGGCCTCATAACTGTAATAATCAGGATGTGGGGCGGGTATCCTGAAGGTGTCTCCTTTGCAATTGTATTGATGAATATAGTATCACCTCTGATTGACAGATACTTGCGGCCGGTGAGGTATGGTGCAATAAAGGCAGGTAGCAGGTAG
- the rsxC gene encoding electron transport complex subunit RsxC, whose amino-acid sequence MWTIAGEGIHPIDRKSETSSIPISEIKPPSKVVIPLSQHIGAPCESLVKIGDLVKKYQKVGEAKGFVSSPVHSPVSGKVVAIGRFPHPSGNQSNSIVIESDGKDELIDSLKENSNYLNADPKDLKGIILGAGIVGMGGATFPTHVKLSPPQEKKITAVILNGAECEPFLTSDDRLMVEKSMEVIEGMKILMHIMGVRDGYIGIENDKPGAIKAINQSATGTNIKVISLEKKYPQGAEKQLIKSVTGKEVPSGGLPMDVGIVVQNVGTAAAVYNAVRYGVPLVERIVTVTGNGINRRGNFRIPVGTLLEHVIAECGGLAGEPGKILFGGPMMGIAQYSMLVPILKGTSGILIIPKGDVVLEDFRACIRCGRCVQACPIRLLPNMYSILGEAGKPKDAEEYHVLDCIECGCCTYVCPSRRPIVQQIRYIKAEMRKAKSKVA is encoded by the coding sequence ATGTGGACAATAGCCGGAGAAGGTATACATCCAATAGATAGGAAGAGTGAGACATCTTCCATCCCTATCTCAGAAATAAAGCCGCCTTCCAAGGTCGTGATCCCATTGTCACAGCATATAGGCGCCCCGTGTGAATCTCTTGTAAAGATAGGTGATCTCGTTAAAAAATATCAGAAGGTGGGGGAGGCTAAGGGTTTTGTCTCCTCCCCGGTCCACAGCCCTGTCTCCGGTAAAGTTGTGGCCATAGGCAGGTTTCCACACCCGTCAGGAAATCAGTCTAACTCAATCGTGATCGAGTCTGACGGAAAAGATGAACTCATTGATTCCCTGAAAGAAAACAGTAACTACCTTAACGCAGACCCTAAGGACTTGAAAGGTATCATACTCGGAGCCGGGATTGTGGGGATGGGTGGTGCTACATTCCCGACTCATGTCAAATTAAGCCCTCCGCAAGAGAAAAAAATTACAGCAGTTATACTCAATGGTGCAGAGTGCGAACCCTTCCTGACCTCTGATGACAGGCTTATGGTTGAGAAATCAATGGAAGTGATCGAAGGGATGAAGATTCTTATGCACATAATGGGTGTAAGAGACGGATATATTGGTATTGAAAATGACAAGCCTGGAGCAATTAAGGCAATTAATCAGTCTGCAACTGGTACAAATATAAAGGTGATTTCTTTGGAGAAGAAGTATCCTCAGGGGGCTGAGAAGCAGCTTATAAAGAGTGTAACAGGCAAAGAGGTCCCTTCAGGGGGGCTTCCTATGGATGTAGGTATTGTAGTTCAGAATGTCGGGACTGCCGCTGCTGTTTATAACGCAGTCAGGTATGGAGTTCCTCTTGTTGAACGCATTGTAACAGTTACCGGTAATGGGATAAACAGACGGGGTAATTTCAGGATACCGGTAGGGACCCTGCTTGAGCATGTGATAGCTGAGTGTGGAGGGCTTGCCGGTGAGCCGGGCAAGATACTTTTCGGCGGACCGATGATGGGAATTGCCCAGTATTCCATGCTTGTACCAATACTCAAAGGGACATCAGGGATACTAATTATACCAAAAGGTGATGTGGTTTTGGAGGACTTTCGTGCTTGCATCAGGTGCGGAAGGTGTGTGCAGGCATGTCCGATCCGTTTATTGCCAAATATGTACAGCATCCTCGGAGAGGCTGGCAAACCTAAGGATGCAGAGGAGTATCATGTGCTGGATTGTATTGAATGCGGCTGCTGTACATATGTCTGTCCTTCGAGAAGGCCGATAGTGCAGCAAATCCGCTACATTAAAGCAGAGATGAGAAAGGCAAAGAGCAAGGTTGCATAA
- the nrdR gene encoding transcriptional repressor NrdR, whose amino-acid sequence MKCPFCGHIEDKVVDSREGKEGSSIRRRRECLRCRRRFTTYEHVEDVLPVVVKKDGRREVFDRNKILSGLKKACEKRPVGMDALEDSVSRIEKKVQESGEKELPSTMIGEEVMRELHGLDEVAYVRFASVYREFKDINQFMEELSDILKDRNKKG is encoded by the coding sequence ATGAAATGTCCCTTCTGCGGACATATTGAGGATAAGGTAGTTGATTCAAGAGAGGGTAAGGAAGGGAGTTCTATCCGGCGCAGGAGGGAGTGCCTCAGGTGCAGGAGGAGATTTACCACTTACGAGCATGTTGAAGATGTCCTTCCGGTTGTAGTAAAAAAAGATGGCCGGCGTGAGGTGTTTGACAGGAACAAGATCCTGTCGGGTCTTAAAAAGGCCTGTGAGAAGAGACCAGTAGGCATGGATGCCCTCGAAGACTCGGTCTCCAGGATAGAGAAAAAGGTTCAGGAGAGCGGAGAAAAAGAGCTGCCGAGTACAATGATAGGGGAAGAAGTGATGAGGGAGCTTCATGGTCTTGATGAAGTAGCTTATGTGCGGTTTGCCTCGGTCTACAGAGAGTTTAAGGATATAAATCAGTTCATGGAAGAGTTGAGCGACATCCTTAAGGACAGGAATAAAAAGGGTTGA
- a CDS encoding serine hydroxymethyltransferase, translated as MSDLRNKDPEVFEAIQNEIRRENNHILLIASENYASKAVLEAQGCVMTNKYAEGYPHKRYYGGCEYVDVVEDLAISRAKTIFGAEHVNVQPHSGSQANMAVYFAVLKPGDTIVGMDLAHGGHLTHGSKVNFSGIFYNVVSYGVGRETGTIDYDEVRRLAIERRPKIIVIGASAYARTIDFQAFQAIAKEAGAYTLADIAHIAGLVAAGVHPSPFPHSDFVTTTTHKTLRGPRGGMIMCRAEHAKLIDKSIFPGIQGGPLMHVIAAKAVAFKEALSPEFKGYQEQVVKNARCLAEGLVKRGYNLVSGGTDNHLMLVDLRNKGLTGKDAETALDVSGITLNKNAVPFDDKPPMVTSGVRIGTPAVTTRGMKEGEMDKIAGFIDKVLSNIGDEKVYSEVRSAVGDLCKMFPVY; from the coding sequence ATGTCGGATTTACGAAATAAGGATCCTGAGGTCTTTGAGGCGATTCAGAATGAGATAAGGAGGGAGAATAACCATATACTCCTTATTGCATCAGAGAATTATGCAAGCAAGGCAGTGCTTGAAGCACAGGGCTGTGTGATGACTAATAAATATGCCGAGGGTTATCCGCATAAACGGTATTACGGCGGGTGTGAATATGTGGATGTCGTGGAAGACCTTGCCATCTCAAGGGCGAAGACTATTTTCGGCGCTGAACATGTAAATGTTCAACCTCACTCAGGGTCACAGGCCAATATGGCCGTATATTTTGCCGTCCTAAAACCAGGTGATACGATCGTGGGGATGGACCTTGCACATGGCGGGCATTTGACACATGGAAGTAAGGTAAATTTCTCCGGCATCTTCTATAATGTTGTCAGCTATGGGGTTGGACGGGAGACAGGGACAATTGATTACGATGAAGTTAGAAGACTTGCAATAGAAAGAAGGCCTAAGATAATAGTTATAGGTGCAAGCGCCTATGCAAGGACCATTGATTTTCAGGCATTCCAGGCTATAGCCAAAGAAGCAGGCGCCTATACGCTGGCAGACATTGCACATATTGCAGGCCTGGTAGCAGCAGGAGTTCATCCAAGCCCTTTCCCCCATAGTGATTTTGTTACTACAACTACACATAAGACATTAAGGGGTCCAAGGGGCGGGATGATTATGTGCAGGGCAGAGCATGCAAAGTTGATTGACAAGAGTATATTCCCCGGGATTCAGGGAGGGCCCCTGATGCATGTTATAGCTGCCAAGGCAGTTGCCTTCAAGGAGGCGCTTTCACCAGAATTCAAGGGTTATCAGGAGCAGGTTGTAAAAAACGCAAGGTGTCTTGCTGAAGGCCTGGTTAAAAGGGGATACAACCTTGTATCAGGTGGAACAGACAATCACCTGATGCTTGTTGATCTAAGAAATAAGGGCCTTACAGGCAAAGATGCAGAGACAGCGTTGGATGTATCAGGAATAACGTTAAATAAGAATGCCGTTCCCTTTGATGATAAACCTCCGATGGTAACGAGCGGTGTCAGGATAGGCACGCCGGCAGTAACAACAAGAGGTATGAAAGAAGGGGAGATGGATAAGATAGCAGGGTTTATAGACAAGGTTCTCAGCAATATTGGAGACGAGAAGGTCTATAGTGAAGTGCGAAGCGCTGTAGGAGATTTGTGCAAGATGTTTCCGGTATATTGA